In Streptomyces sp. NBC_00448, the following are encoded in one genomic region:
- a CDS encoding globin family protein produces MTVDPSLIRSSFKVVEPNGSQVTAYFYEHLFANHPEVRPLFAPHIDEQRDRLWAALGALVANIENPETLTGMLQNLGRRHVGYGALAEHYPAVGASLIATLQHYAGDAWTPAVEESWTGVYGVISDTMVAAGDAAAR; encoded by the coding sequence ATGACCGTAGACCCTTCGCTGATCCGTAGCAGTTTCAAGGTTGTCGAGCCGAACGGCTCGCAGGTGACTGCATATTTCTACGAGCACTTGTTCGCCAACCACCCCGAGGTGCGCCCGCTGTTCGCGCCGCACATCGACGAGCAGCGCGATCGCCTGTGGGCCGCTCTGGGCGCCCTGGTGGCGAACATCGAGAACCCCGAGACACTGACCGGCATGCTGCAGAACCTGGGGCGGCGGCACGTGGGTTACGGCGCGCTGGCCGAGCACTACCCGGCCGTGGGCGCCAGCCTGATAGCCACCTTGCAGCACTACGCGGGCGACGCGTGGACGCCCGCCGTCGAGGAGTCCTGGACCGGGGTCTACGGCGTGATCAGCGACACCATGGTCGCGGCCGGCGATGCGGCCGCCCGCTGA
- a CDS encoding TldD/PmbA family protein, with translation MPHEVDESFMALPLRALADAALARARALGVEHADFRLERVRSAAWRLRDARPAGASDSTDLGYAVRVVHGGAWGFAAGVDLTMDGAAKVASQAVAMAKLSAKVIAAAGAQDPVELAAEPVHPDRTWVSSYDVNPFDVPDAEKTALLAEWSSRLLAAEGVSHVDASLLTVQENKFYADTAGTSTTQQRVRLHPSLTAVSVDPDNGDFDSMRTLAPPVGRGWEYLTGDTWDWDGELAAIPGLLAEKMRAPSVEAGRYDLVVDPSNLWLTIHESVGHATELDRALGYEAAYAGTSFATFDQLGTLKYGSSHMNVTGDRTAEHGLATIGFDDEGVAAHSWDLVRDGVLVGYQLDRRIAKLTGFERSNGCAYADSPGHVPVQRMANVSLQPAPDGPSTEELIGSVDHGIYVVGDRSWSIDMQRYNFQFTGQRFFRIEHGKLAGQLKDVAYQATTTDFWGSMAAVGGPQTYVLGGAFNCGKAQPGQVAAVSHGCPSALFQDVSILNTTQEAGR, from the coding sequence GTGCCGCATGAGGTGGATGAGTCGTTCATGGCGTTGCCGTTGCGCGCGCTTGCCGACGCCGCGCTGGCCAGGGCGCGGGCGTTGGGAGTCGAGCACGCGGACTTCCGGCTGGAGCGGGTGCGCAGTGCGGCGTGGCGGTTGCGGGACGCCCGCCCGGCCGGCGCCTCCGACTCCACGGATCTGGGGTACGCGGTGCGGGTGGTGCACGGCGGGGCGTGGGGCTTCGCCGCCGGCGTGGACCTGACGATGGACGGCGCGGCGAAGGTCGCCTCGCAGGCCGTCGCGATGGCGAAGCTGTCGGCGAAGGTGATCGCCGCCGCCGGCGCGCAGGACCCGGTGGAACTGGCCGCCGAGCCGGTGCACCCGGACCGCACCTGGGTCTCGTCCTACGACGTCAATCCGTTCGACGTGCCCGACGCGGAGAAGACCGCCCTGCTCGCCGAGTGGAGCTCGCGGCTGCTGGCCGCGGAGGGCGTCTCCCATGTGGACGCGTCGCTGCTGACCGTGCAGGAGAACAAGTTCTACGCCGATACCGCCGGCACCAGCACCACCCAGCAGCGGGTTCGGCTGCACCCGTCGCTGACCGCCGTGTCGGTCGACCCGGACAACGGCGACTTCGACTCGATGCGCACCCTCGCCCCGCCGGTCGGCCGCGGCTGGGAGTACCTGACCGGCGACACCTGGGACTGGGACGGCGAACTGGCCGCGATCCCGGGCCTGCTCGCCGAGAAGATGCGCGCCCCCTCGGTGGAGGCCGGCCGGTACGACCTGGTGGTCGACCCGTCGAACCTCTGGCTGACCATCCACGAGTCGGTCGGCCACGCCACCGAGCTGGACCGCGCGCTGGGATACGAAGCGGCCTACGCGGGCACCTCGTTCGCCACCTTCGACCAGCTCGGCACCTTGAAGTACGGCTCCTCACACATGAACGTGACCGGGGACCGCACCGCCGAACACGGCCTGGCCACCATCGGGTTCGACGACGAAGGCGTGGCCGCCCATTCCTGGGACCTGGTGCGCGACGGCGTCCTGGTCGGCTACCAGCTCGACCGGCGGATCGCGAAGCTCACCGGCTTCGAGCGGTCCAACGGCTGCGCGTACGCCGACTCCCCCGGCCACGTCCCGGTGCAGCGCATGGCCAACGTGTCGCTGCAGCCCGCGCCGGACGGCCCCTCCACCGAGGAGCTGATCGGCTCGGTCGACCACGGGATCTACGTGGTCGGCGACCGCTCCTGGTCCATCGACATGCAGCGCTACAACTTCCAGTTCACCGGCCAGCGGTTCTTCCGGATCGAGCACGGCAAGCTCGCCGGCCAGCTCAAGGACGTCGCCTACCAGGCCACCACCACCGACTTCTGGGGCTCCATGGCCGCGGTCGGCGGCCCGCAGACCTACGTGCTCGGCGGCGCGTTCAACTGCGGGAAGGCCCAGCCGGGCCAGGTCGCGGCGGTCAGCCACGGCTGCCCGTCGGCCCTCTTCCAGGACGTCAGCATTCTCAACACCACGCAGGAGGCCGGCCGATGA
- a CDS encoding TldD/PmbA family protein — protein sequence MTSSASSAATKPHEIVERALELSRADGCVVIAEEESSANLRWAANSLTTNGVTRGRTLTVIATVDGAQGTASGMVSRSAVTADELEPLVRAAEAAAREAGPAEDAQPLVAGGAPSADFTAPPAETSSDVFAAFAPALGEAFGTARAGGRELYGFAHHYVTSTYLGTSTGLRLRHDQPSGTLEVNAKSPDRTRSAWAGRSTRDFTDVDPLALDAELAQRLVWAERKVELPAGRYETLLPPTAVADLMIYQLWSSGARDAAEGRTVFSSTGGGTRIGEKIAALPLTLRSDPAEPGLEAAPFVIAHASDDDSSVFDNGLPLGPVDWVREGTLNRLVTTRHSAELTGVPLAPAVDNMVLDGGGTRSLAEMVADTERGLLLTCLWYIREVDPATLLLTGLTRDGVYLVEDGEVTGAVNNFRFNESPVDLMGRATEAGRTERTLPREWGDYFTRAATPALRIPDFNMSSVSQGV from the coding sequence ATGACCAGCAGCGCCAGCAGCGCGGCGACCAAGCCGCACGAGATCGTCGAGCGGGCCCTGGAGCTGTCCCGGGCCGACGGCTGCGTGGTGATCGCGGAGGAGGAGTCAAGCGCCAATCTCCGCTGGGCGGCCAACTCCCTGACCACGAACGGCGTGACCCGCGGCCGTACCCTCACCGTGATCGCCACCGTCGACGGCGCCCAGGGCACCGCCTCGGGCATGGTGTCGCGGTCCGCGGTGACCGCAGACGAGTTGGAGCCGCTGGTGCGGGCCGCGGAGGCGGCGGCCAGGGAGGCCGGGCCCGCGGAGGACGCCCAGCCGCTGGTGGCCGGCGGCGCCCCTTCGGCCGACTTCACCGCGCCACCCGCCGAGACCTCCTCCGACGTGTTCGCGGCCTTCGCGCCCGCGCTGGGCGAGGCGTTCGGCACCGCCCGGGCCGGCGGGCGCGAACTGTACGGCTTCGCGCACCACTACGTGACCTCCACCTACCTGGGCACCTCCACCGGGCTGCGGCTTCGCCACGACCAGCCGTCCGGCACCCTTGAGGTGAACGCGAAGTCGCCCGACCGCACCCGCTCCGCGTGGGCGGGCCGTTCCACCCGCGACTTCACCGACGTCGATCCGCTGGCGCTGGACGCCGAGTTGGCGCAGCGGCTGGTCTGGGCGGAGCGCAAGGTGGAGCTGCCCGCCGGGCGCTACGAGACGCTGCTGCCGCCCACCGCGGTCGCGGACCTGATGATCTACCAGCTGTGGTCGTCCGGGGCCCGCGACGCGGCCGAGGGCCGCACGGTCTTCTCCAGCACCGGCGGCGGCACCCGGATCGGCGAGAAGATCGCCGCACTGCCGCTGACGCTGCGCAGCGACCCGGCCGAACCCGGCCTGGAGGCAGCGCCGTTCGTCATCGCGCACGCGTCGGACGACGACTCGTCGGTCTTCGACAACGGGCTGCCGCTCGGCCCGGTGGACTGGGTGCGCGAGGGCACCCTCAACCGGCTGGTCACCACCCGGCACAGCGCCGAGCTGACCGGGGTGCCGCTCGCACCCGCGGTGGACAACATGGTGCTGGACGGCGGCGGCACCCGGTCGCTGGCGGAGATGGTCGCCGACACCGAGCGCGGCCTGCTGCTGACCTGCCTGTGGTACATCCGCGAGGTGGACCCGGCGACACTGCTGCTGACCGGCCTGACCCGCGACGGCGTGTACCTGGTGGAGGACGGCGAGGTGACCGGAGCGGTGAACAACTTCCGGTTCAACGAGTCGCCGGTCGACCTGATGGGCCGGGCCACCGAGGCGGGCCGCACCGAGCGCACCCTGCCCCGCGAGTGGGGCGACTACTTCACCCGTGCCGCCACCCCGGCGCTGCGGATTCCCGATTTCAACATGAGTTCGGTCAGCCAAGGGGTCTGA
- a CDS encoding RNA 2'-phosphotransferase encodes MLDEKQTVKVSKFLSLVLRHNPQAANITLDEAGWVGVDELLAGCAARGRRISRADLDHVVATNNKRRFAYSADGRRIRASQGHSVPVELGLAAADPPAVLYHGTAAATLPLIWRDGLRPMSRQDVHLSADTETAARVGSRHGRPVVLAVDAAGLAAEGGEFRLSANGVWLTDRVPPQWLRQLP; translated from the coding sequence ATGCTCGACGAGAAGCAGACGGTCAAGGTCTCGAAGTTCCTGTCGCTGGTGCTACGGCACAACCCGCAGGCAGCCAACATCACCCTCGACGAGGCGGGCTGGGTGGGAGTCGACGAGCTGCTCGCCGGGTGCGCCGCCAGGGGCCGCCGGATCTCGCGCGCCGACCTGGACCACGTGGTCGCGACGAACAACAAGCGCAGGTTCGCCTACTCCGCGGACGGCCGCCGGATACGGGCCAGCCAGGGCCACTCGGTGCCCGTGGAGCTGGGCCTGGCCGCCGCCGATCCCCCGGCGGTGCTCTACCACGGCACCGCGGCGGCCACGCTGCCGCTCATCTGGCGGGACGGGCTGCGGCCGATGTCCCGGCAGGACGTGCACCTGTCGGCGGACACCGAGACGGCCGCGCGGGTGGGTTCGCGGCACGGCCGTCCGGTGGTGCTGGCGGTGGACGCGGCGGGACTGGCCGCGGAGGGAGGCGAGTTCCGGCTCAGCGCGAACGGAGTGTGGCTCACCGACCGGGTACCACCGCAGTGGCTGCGGCAGTTGCCGTAA
- a CDS encoding GlsB/YeaQ/YmgE family stress response membrane protein produces the protein MGWLWAIIVGLVLGLIAKAIIPGKQSLPLWLTLICGMGGSAFGNGVSRWLGVRDTKGIDWTRHVLQLIGAIVLVALGDALWAAHRRRKRTTSV, from the coding sequence ATGGGTTGGTTGTGGGCGATCATCGTCGGCCTGGTGCTCGGTCTGATCGCGAAAGCGATCATCCCGGGCAAGCAGAGCCTGCCCCTGTGGCTCACCTTGATCTGCGGTATGGGCGGCAGCGCGTTCGGCAACGGCGTGTCCCGGTGGCTCGGCGTCCGCGACACCAAGGGCATCGACTGGACCCGGCACGTCCTCCAACTGATCGGCGCGATCGTGCTGGTGGCGCTCGGCGACGCGCTGTGGGCCGCGCACAGGCGGCGCAAGCGCACCACGTCGGTGTGA